A part of Lepisosteus oculatus isolate fLepOcu1 chromosome 16, fLepOcu1.hap2, whole genome shotgun sequence genomic DNA contains:
- the LOC102684565 gene encoding sodium-dependent lysophosphatidylcholine symporter 1 isoform X2: MDGATEGPETATAREPDISTALGAGAGSEGKPTAMPLRRKICYAVGGAPYQMTSNAIGFFMQIFLLDVVQMEAFYVSLILFLGRAWDAITDPLIGYVVSKSGKTRFGKLIPWAVFTMPFGVLSYVLLWSTPKDTMSSQLSFFWYFSMYCFFQTFMSCYHVPYSSLNMFLGGDQKDRDSATAFRMGVEVFGTLAGATIQGQIVGVYHARKAQACNELNSTDFNLTALNATVALTDTLYDTRKAYLIAAVINGSFYFLCCVVLFLGVKEQLAPLSTLDKLQMSYLSGLRCVVRHTPYVRLVFGFLFASLAFQMAQGNFALFCTHAAGLGAYFQHLVLILLVAATLSIPLWQTLLVKFGKRTALFVGLSCYIPALIIIASVRSNLPVYVVMAIVAGSSLAVLYLLPWSMLPDVVDDFKVKNPNCKDLEPLFYSCYVFFNKFGGGMAIGISTLALHFAGYRPGACRHNPAVITTLKVLFAPAPIGLLLVGMLIFYFYPIDERRRREIKIELERAEKKENNMNLNTPLQKH, from the exons ATGGATGGAGCGACGGAAGGTCCCGAGACCGCGACGGCACGGGAGCCCGACATCAGCACCGCGCTCGGCGCTGGCGCAGGGTCCGAGGGT AAGCCCACGGCGATGCCGCTCCGCAGGAAGATCTGCTATGCAGTCGGCGGGGCTCCTTATCAGATGACATCGAACGCGATTGGCTTCTTCATGCAGATCTTCCTCTTGGATGTGGTCCAG ATGGAGGCCTTTTACGTGTCCCTGATCCTGTTCTTGGGACGCGCCTGGGACGCCATCACGGACCCCCTCATTGGCTATGTGGTCAGCAAAAGTGGGAAAACAAGGTTTGGCAAGCTGATCCCCTG GGCTGTCTTCACCATGCCGTTCGGGGTGCTGTCCTATGTCTtgctttggtcaacccccaaaGACACTATGTCCTCCCAGCTCAGCTTCTTCTGGTACTTCTCCATGTACTGCTTCTTCCAGACCTTCATGAGT TGCTACCATGTCCCTTATTCATCCCTCAACATGTTCCTGGGTGGAGATCAGAAAGACAGGGACTCGGCGACAGCCTTCA GGATGGGTGTGGAGGTTTTTGGGACGTTGGCGGGGGCCACTATCCAGGGGCAGATCGTGGGAGTGTACCACGCCAGGAAGGCACAAGCCTGCAACGAGCTCAACTCCACCGACTTCAACCTCACGGCCCTGAACGCGACCGTTGCCCTCACGGACACTCTCTACGACACG AGGAAGGCCTACCTGATTGCTGCTGTGATTAACGGaagcttttattttctctgctGTGTGGTGCTGTTTCTGGGGGTGAAGGAACAATTGG CCCCCCTCAGCACCCTGGACAAGCTGCAGATGTCGTACCTGTCGGGCCTGAGGTGTGTAGTGAGACACACCCCCTACGTGCGCCTGGTTTTCGGATTCCTCTTTGCCTCCTTGGCGTTTCAG ATGGCGCAGGGGAACTTTGCCTTATTCTGTACTCATGCTGCGGGCCTTGGCGCCTACTTCCAACACCTCGTCCTCATCCTGCTC GTGGCGGCTACTTTGTCAATACCTCTATGGCAGACTCTACTTGTGAAGTTTGGGAAAAGAACGGCACTTTTTGTGGGTCTTTCG TGCTACATCCCAGCTCTGATCATCATCGCCTCTGTTAGGAGTAACCTGCCTGTGTATGTCGTCATGGCGATCGTTGCAGGGTCCAGTCTggctgtactgtacttactgccATG GTCCATGCTGCCGGACGTGGTGGACGATTTCAAAGTGAAGAACCCCAATTGCAAGGACCTGGAGCCACTGTTTTACTCCTGCTATGTCTTCTTTAATAAATTCGGGGGGGGGATGGCCATCGGAATTTCCACCTTGGCTTTGCA CTTTGCAGGGTACCGGCCAGGTGCCTGCAGGCACAACCCTGCGGTGATCACGACCTTGAAGGTACTGTTCGCCCCAGCCCCCATcgggctgctgctggtggggaTGCTCATCTTTTACTTCTACCCCATCGACGAGAGGCGCCGGAGGGAGATCAAGATCGAGCTGGAGAGAGC GGAGAAAAAGGAGAACAACATGAATCTGAACACTCCTCTGCAGAAGCACTGA
- the LOC102684565 gene encoding sodium-dependent lysophosphatidylcholine symporter 1 isoform X1, with the protein MSPVQVSTTVREGRGSRAVSSSRLEVESRLRDQRGETRGPRPDGPSCRWSEKPTAMPLRRKICYAVGGAPYQMTSNAIGFFMQIFLLDVVQMEAFYVSLILFLGRAWDAITDPLIGYVVSKSGKTRFGKLIPWAVFTMPFGVLSYVLLWSTPKDTMSSQLSFFWYFSMYCFFQTFMSCYHVPYSSLNMFLGGDQKDRDSATAFRMGVEVFGTLAGATIQGQIVGVYHARKAQACNELNSTDFNLTALNATVALTDTLYDTRKAYLIAAVINGSFYFLCCVVLFLGVKEQLAPLSTLDKLQMSYLSGLRCVVRHTPYVRLVFGFLFASLAFQMAQGNFALFCTHAAGLGAYFQHLVLILLVAATLSIPLWQTLLVKFGKRTALFVGLSCYIPALIIIASVRSNLPVYVVMAIVAGSSLAVLYLLPWSMLPDVVDDFKVKNPNCKDLEPLFYSCYVFFNKFGGGMAIGISTLALHFAGYRPGACRHNPAVITTLKVLFAPAPIGLLLVGMLIFYFYPIDERRRREIKIELERAEKKENNMNLNTPLQKH; encoded by the exons ATGAGCCCAGTGCAGGTCTCCACGACAGTCCGAGAAGGGCGGGGCAGCAGAGCGGTCAGTAGCTCCAGGCTGGAGGTCGAATCCCGGTTGAGAGATCAGCGAGGGGAGACGAGAGGTCCGAGACCCGATGGGCCTTCGTGTCGGTGGTCAGAG AAGCCCACGGCGATGCCGCTCCGCAGGAAGATCTGCTATGCAGTCGGCGGGGCTCCTTATCAGATGACATCGAACGCGATTGGCTTCTTCATGCAGATCTTCCTCTTGGATGTGGTCCAG ATGGAGGCCTTTTACGTGTCCCTGATCCTGTTCTTGGGACGCGCCTGGGACGCCATCACGGACCCCCTCATTGGCTATGTGGTCAGCAAAAGTGGGAAAACAAGGTTTGGCAAGCTGATCCCCTG GGCTGTCTTCACCATGCCGTTCGGGGTGCTGTCCTATGTCTtgctttggtcaacccccaaaGACACTATGTCCTCCCAGCTCAGCTTCTTCTGGTACTTCTCCATGTACTGCTTCTTCCAGACCTTCATGAGT TGCTACCATGTCCCTTATTCATCCCTCAACATGTTCCTGGGTGGAGATCAGAAAGACAGGGACTCGGCGACAGCCTTCA GGATGGGTGTGGAGGTTTTTGGGACGTTGGCGGGGGCCACTATCCAGGGGCAGATCGTGGGAGTGTACCACGCCAGGAAGGCACAAGCCTGCAACGAGCTCAACTCCACCGACTTCAACCTCACGGCCCTGAACGCGACCGTTGCCCTCACGGACACTCTCTACGACACG AGGAAGGCCTACCTGATTGCTGCTGTGATTAACGGaagcttttattttctctgctGTGTGGTGCTGTTTCTGGGGGTGAAGGAACAATTGG CCCCCCTCAGCACCCTGGACAAGCTGCAGATGTCGTACCTGTCGGGCCTGAGGTGTGTAGTGAGACACACCCCCTACGTGCGCCTGGTTTTCGGATTCCTCTTTGCCTCCTTGGCGTTTCAG ATGGCGCAGGGGAACTTTGCCTTATTCTGTACTCATGCTGCGGGCCTTGGCGCCTACTTCCAACACCTCGTCCTCATCCTGCTC GTGGCGGCTACTTTGTCAATACCTCTATGGCAGACTCTACTTGTGAAGTTTGGGAAAAGAACGGCACTTTTTGTGGGTCTTTCG TGCTACATCCCAGCTCTGATCATCATCGCCTCTGTTAGGAGTAACCTGCCTGTGTATGTCGTCATGGCGATCGTTGCAGGGTCCAGTCTggctgtactgtacttactgccATG GTCCATGCTGCCGGACGTGGTGGACGATTTCAAAGTGAAGAACCCCAATTGCAAGGACCTGGAGCCACTGTTTTACTCCTGCTATGTCTTCTTTAATAAATTCGGGGGGGGGATGGCCATCGGAATTTCCACCTTGGCTTTGCA CTTTGCAGGGTACCGGCCAGGTGCCTGCAGGCACAACCCTGCGGTGATCACGACCTTGAAGGTACTGTTCGCCCCAGCCCCCATcgggctgctgctggtggggaTGCTCATCTTTTACTTCTACCCCATCGACGAGAGGCGCCGGAGGGAGATCAAGATCGAGCTGGAGAGAGC GGAGAAAAAGGAGAACAACATGAATCTGAACACTCCTCTGCAGAAGCACTGA
- the LOC102684565 gene encoding sodium-dependent lysophosphatidylcholine symporter 1 isoform X3, with protein sequence MPLRRKICYAVGGAPYQMTSNAIGFFMQIFLLDVVQMEAFYVSLILFLGRAWDAITDPLIGYVVSKSGKTRFGKLIPWAVFTMPFGVLSYVLLWSTPKDTMSSQLSFFWYFSMYCFFQTFMSCYHVPYSSLNMFLGGDQKDRDSATAFRMGVEVFGTLAGATIQGQIVGVYHARKAQACNELNSTDFNLTALNATVALTDTLYDTRKAYLIAAVINGSFYFLCCVVLFLGVKEQLAPLSTLDKLQMSYLSGLRCVVRHTPYVRLVFGFLFASLAFQMAQGNFALFCTHAAGLGAYFQHLVLILLVAATLSIPLWQTLLVKFGKRTALFVGLSCYIPALIIIASVRSNLPVYVVMAIVAGSSLAVLYLLPWSMLPDVVDDFKVKNPNCKDLEPLFYSCYVFFNKFGGGMAIGISTLALHFAGYRPGACRHNPAVITTLKVLFAPAPIGLLLVGMLIFYFYPIDERRRREIKIELERAEKKENNMNLNTPLQKH encoded by the exons ATGCCGCTCCGCAGGAAGATCTGCTATGCAGTCGGCGGGGCTCCTTATCAGATGACATCGAACGCGATTGGCTTCTTCATGCAGATCTTCCTCTTGGATGTGGTCCAG ATGGAGGCCTTTTACGTGTCCCTGATCCTGTTCTTGGGACGCGCCTGGGACGCCATCACGGACCCCCTCATTGGCTATGTGGTCAGCAAAAGTGGGAAAACAAGGTTTGGCAAGCTGATCCCCTG GGCTGTCTTCACCATGCCGTTCGGGGTGCTGTCCTATGTCTtgctttggtcaacccccaaaGACACTATGTCCTCCCAGCTCAGCTTCTTCTGGTACTTCTCCATGTACTGCTTCTTCCAGACCTTCATGAGT TGCTACCATGTCCCTTATTCATCCCTCAACATGTTCCTGGGTGGAGATCAGAAAGACAGGGACTCGGCGACAGCCTTCA GGATGGGTGTGGAGGTTTTTGGGACGTTGGCGGGGGCCACTATCCAGGGGCAGATCGTGGGAGTGTACCACGCCAGGAAGGCACAAGCCTGCAACGAGCTCAACTCCACCGACTTCAACCTCACGGCCCTGAACGCGACCGTTGCCCTCACGGACACTCTCTACGACACG AGGAAGGCCTACCTGATTGCTGCTGTGATTAACGGaagcttttattttctctgctGTGTGGTGCTGTTTCTGGGGGTGAAGGAACAATTGG CCCCCCTCAGCACCCTGGACAAGCTGCAGATGTCGTACCTGTCGGGCCTGAGGTGTGTAGTGAGACACACCCCCTACGTGCGCCTGGTTTTCGGATTCCTCTTTGCCTCCTTGGCGTTTCAG ATGGCGCAGGGGAACTTTGCCTTATTCTGTACTCATGCTGCGGGCCTTGGCGCCTACTTCCAACACCTCGTCCTCATCCTGCTC GTGGCGGCTACTTTGTCAATACCTCTATGGCAGACTCTACTTGTGAAGTTTGGGAAAAGAACGGCACTTTTTGTGGGTCTTTCG TGCTACATCCCAGCTCTGATCATCATCGCCTCTGTTAGGAGTAACCTGCCTGTGTATGTCGTCATGGCGATCGTTGCAGGGTCCAGTCTggctgtactgtacttactgccATG GTCCATGCTGCCGGACGTGGTGGACGATTTCAAAGTGAAGAACCCCAATTGCAAGGACCTGGAGCCACTGTTTTACTCCTGCTATGTCTTCTTTAATAAATTCGGGGGGGGGATGGCCATCGGAATTTCCACCTTGGCTTTGCA CTTTGCAGGGTACCGGCCAGGTGCCTGCAGGCACAACCCTGCGGTGATCACGACCTTGAAGGTACTGTTCGCCCCAGCCCCCATcgggctgctgctggtggggaTGCTCATCTTTTACTTCTACCCCATCGACGAGAGGCGCCGGAGGGAGATCAAGATCGAGCTGGAGAGAGC GGAGAAAAAGGAGAACAACATGAATCTGAACACTCCTCTGCAGAAGCACTGA
- the fkbp1ab gene encoding FKBP prolyl isomerase 1Ab — MGVEIETITPGDGRTFPKKGQTCVVHYVGSLTDGRKFDSSRDRDKPFRFKIGKQEVIRGWEEGVVQMSVGQRAKLTCSPDYAYGCKGHPGIIPPNATLIFDVELLGLE, encoded by the exons ATGGGTGTCGAGATAGAAACCATTACCCCGGGAGACG GAAGGACCTTTCCTAAAAAAGGACAGACGTGCGTGGTGCACTATGTCG GTTCACTGACGGATGGCCGGAAGTTTGACTCCTCCCGGGACAGAGACAAGCCCTTTCGGTTTAAAATAGGAAAACAGGAAGTCATTCGAGGCTGGGAGGAGGGCGTCGTCCAG ATGAGTGTCGGCCAGAGGGCCAAGCTGACCTGCTCCCCTGATTACGCCTATGGGTGTAAGGGTCACCCTGGCATCATCCCGCCTAATGCCACGTTGATCTTCGACGTGGAGCTGCTGGGGCTGGAGTGA